A window of Pseudomonas monteilii contains these coding sequences:
- a CDS encoding RNA polymerase subunit sigma: MDNGTFALRQQIEQLYIEHHHWLTTLLRRRLGNSIDTADLLQDIFLKLIRRGVVPSAAESRCHLSQIAKGLVIDLYRRRRLEAHHLEGLREHSEPLAPSEEVRALALECLAQVDRTLHAQPPKAREALLLHRLAGMPHRQIAAELNVSVSSVEKYIAASVRACSVHA; encoded by the coding sequence GTGGACAACGGAACGTTCGCGCTCAGGCAACAGATCGAGCAACTCTACATCGAGCATCACCACTGGCTCACCACGCTGCTGCGCCGCAGGCTGGGCAATTCGATCGACACCGCCGATCTCCTCCAGGACATCTTTCTCAAGCTGATTCGCCGCGGTGTGGTGCCAAGCGCGGCCGAGTCGCGCTGTCACCTGTCGCAGATCGCCAAGGGCCTGGTGATCGACCTGTACCGCCGCAGACGCCTGGAAGCCCACCATCTGGAGGGGCTGCGCGAGCACAGCGAGCCCCTGGCCCCGTCCGAAGAGGTCCGTGCCCTGGCGCTGGAGTGCCTGGCCCAGGTCGATCGCACGCTGCATGCCCAGCCGCCCAAGGCGCGGGAGGCCCTGCTGCTGCACCGCCTGGCCGGCATGCCGCACCGGCAGATCGCCGCCGAACTGAACGTCTCGGTCTCCTCGGTCGAAAAGTACATCGCCGCCAGCGTGCGTGCCTGCAGCGTGCACGCCTGA
- a CDS encoding Rhizobactin siderophore biosynthesis protein RhbE — MNDTPLVDITGIGLGPFNLGLAALLEDQPTLSATFLERKVEFRWHEGLLLSGTTLQVPFLADLVTMADPTHRLSYLNYLHQHDRLYGFYYYDHFQVPRQEYDHYCRWASQQLHTCRFGEHVSDVHYETDREHFRIETQSLSGFKRHYRSRHLAVGVGTAPILPQWARVSGPAPMMHSAEFGKRRAELAHCKQVTVVGSGQSAAECVLALFSELTPEQVAAGASIRWITRSPGFHPMEYSKLGQECFTPAYMRYFHSLPRERRRDIVADQGLLYKGISFSTIAAIYDLIYERSIGGIEPGLTLLSNCEIERVEQVDGRLRLAYRHRELEQTGTLHADALVAATGYGHAWPAWFERLKDELLVTDAHGDCIVDEDFTARRRDEGAGRIFVQNAEIFQHGVGSPDLGIAAIRNATIVNKLLGRAHYRLPRRSSFQHYGMHDA, encoded by the coding sequence ATGAACGACACACCCCTGGTAGACATCACCGGTATTGGCCTGGGGCCTTTCAACCTGGGCCTGGCCGCCTTGCTGGAAGACCAGCCCACCCTGAGCGCGACCTTTCTCGAGCGCAAGGTCGAGTTTCGCTGGCACGAAGGCCTGCTGCTGTCGGGTACCACCCTGCAGGTCCCCTTCCTCGCCGACCTGGTGACCATGGCCGACCCGACCCACCGCCTGAGCTACCTCAATTACCTGCATCAGCACGACCGGCTCTACGGCTTCTATTACTACGACCACTTCCAGGTGCCACGCCAGGAGTACGACCACTATTGCCGCTGGGCCTCCCAGCAACTGCACACCTGCCGTTTCGGCGAACATGTCAGCGATGTGCATTATGAAACCGACAGGGAACACTTTCGGATCGAGACCCAATCGCTGTCCGGCTTCAAGCGTCACTACCGCAGCCGTCACCTGGCCGTTGGCGTGGGCACTGCGCCGATCCTGCCTCAGTGGGCACGCGTGAGCGGCCCTGCGCCGATGATGCATTCGGCCGAGTTCGGCAAGCGCCGCGCCGAGCTGGCCCACTGCAAGCAGGTCACGGTGGTCGGCTCAGGCCAGAGCGCGGCCGAATGCGTGCTGGCCTTGTTCAGCGAACTGACGCCCGAGCAGGTGGCCGCCGGGGCGTCGATTCGCTGGATTACGCGATCGCCCGGCTTCCACCCGATGGAGTATTCCAAGCTCGGGCAGGAATGCTTCACGCCCGCCTACATGCGCTACTTCCACAGCCTGCCGCGCGAGCGGCGGCGGGACATCGTCGCGGACCAGGGCTTGTTGTACAAAGGCATCAGTTTCTCGACGATCGCGGCCATCTACGACCTGATCTACGAACGTTCCATCGGCGGCATCGAGCCGGGCCTGACCTTGCTGTCGAACTGCGAGATCGAACGTGTCGAGCAGGTCGATGGCCGGTTGCGCCTGGCGTACCGCCACCGCGAACTGGAGCAGACCGGCACCTTGCACGCCGACGCCCTCGTGGCGGCCACGGGCTACGGCCATGCCTGGCCGGCCTGGTTCGAGCGGCTCAAGGATGAGCTGCTGGTCACCGACGCCCATGGCGATTGCATCGTCGATGAGGACTTCACCGCCCGCCGACGTGACGAGGGCGCGGGCCGCATCTTCGTACAGAACGCCGAGATCTTCCAGCATGGGGTTGGCTCGCCCGACCTGGGCATCGCGGCCATTCGCAACGCGACCATCGTCAACAAATTGCTGGGGCGGGCGCATTACCGACTGCCCCGGCGTTCGTCGTTCCAGCACTACGGCATGCACGACGCCTGA
- a CDS encoding non ribosomal peptide synthetase BasB produces the protein MMERSSDTSPTLSATPHEAHVWLLQTQYPELTLKHVTAWRLTDALEPVRLEAALGAVIDSLPALNARYRFDDEGDLLKLAGQHWRDCVQVWQVSEEAQARERLLALQAHPWDPASEPPLAARIVHTGDSLLLAFVLHQVLDPVCRADDLYRMTLNAYAGQPIGQPNLPWLERRLETTPSDAHTPAAAPQAASHAQVEALILDEFRQALAEPGMTANDDFFDFGGHSLLATRIVGRLAGTHGVQVRFNDFFSASSAAALAARAHWTQTAHDDASLDPAGDVPEAPFAPAQASLGRAYQAFDFGTIFNLPFAMDFLDPVDEAVLEQAFTDLLQRHASLRTTYHFDTPTPCQRQVPVERLGQYTWFWSSLRSQGVTLASEATHCFDLSRELPLRVRVLRNPQTGRQQLSLLVHHMAIDEWSLNVMMQELAQAYAARAADHAPVWAAPAPAFHTYAQQASAKGIDPRHLAYWTDLLRDVTPGLQLPPVASPIGDTVAPTEAGATDARWFEIQPDQATVDGLHTFARQNDASLFGVLYTGIALALHTVGDLRELVIGTSASGRTDPAYYDTVGYFTTMVAHPVRFEPRQPVGELIEGVSRLINDSMAYADVPMEQIQQALGRTPEQGLLFDVYIQIHANNALNGALSTPAGEAIRYRQIDPDKSQSMFGIQFEILENVLEGKRTLRLVVTYLTARYSDAQMARVRQAIERVFAAFTRDETAALSVQHVMA, from the coding sequence ATGATGGAACGCTCTTCGGACACGTCGCCGACGTTGTCCGCCACACCCCACGAAGCCCATGTGTGGCTGCTCCAGACGCAATACCCTGAACTGACCCTCAAGCACGTCACGGCCTGGCGCCTGACCGACGCGCTCGAGCCTGTCCGGCTGGAGGCGGCGCTCGGTGCCGTGATCGACAGCCTGCCGGCGCTCAATGCGCGCTACCGGTTCGACGACGAGGGCGATCTGCTCAAGCTGGCAGGCCAGCACTGGCGCGACTGCGTGCAGGTGTGGCAGGTCTCGGAAGAGGCGCAAGCCCGTGAACGGCTGCTGGCCTTGCAGGCCCACCCCTGGGACCCGGCCAGCGAACCACCGCTCGCCGCGCGGATCGTGCACACCGGCGACAGCCTGTTGCTGGCTTTCGTGCTGCATCAGGTGCTCGACCCCGTCTGCCGCGCCGACGACCTGTACCGCATGACCCTGAACGCCTATGCCGGGCAGCCGATCGGCCAGCCCAACCTGCCTTGGCTGGAAAGGCGACTGGAAACCACGCCCTCCGACGCGCACACGCCCGCTGCGGCGCCGCAGGCCGCTTCGCACGCACAGGTCGAGGCGCTGATCCTCGACGAATTCCGCCAGGCGCTGGCCGAGCCGGGCATGACGGCCAACGACGATTTCTTCGATTTCGGCGGACACTCTCTGCTGGCCACGCGCATCGTCGGGCGGCTCGCCGGCACCCACGGCGTGCAGGTACGTTTCAACGATTTCTTCAGCGCCTCTTCGGCGGCGGCCCTGGCCGCGCGGGCGCACTGGACGCAGACGGCGCACGACGATGCGTCCCTGGACCCAGCGGGCGATGTCCCGGAAGCCCCCTTCGCGCCGGCCCAGGCCTCGCTGGGGCGTGCCTACCAGGCCTTCGACTTCGGCACGATCTTCAACCTGCCGTTCGCCATGGACTTCCTCGACCCAGTGGATGAGGCCGTGCTCGAACAGGCCTTCACCGACCTGCTGCAGCGTCATGCCAGCTTGCGCACCACTTACCATTTCGACACCCCGACGCCGTGCCAGCGGCAGGTACCGGTCGAGCGGCTGGGGCAGTACACCTGGTTCTGGTCGAGCCTGCGCAGCCAAGGCGTGACCCTGGCCAGCGAAGCCACCCACTGCTTCGACCTGTCCCGCGAGTTGCCCCTGCGCGTGCGCGTGCTGCGCAACCCGCAGACCGGCCGCCAGCAGTTGTCCTTGCTAGTGCACCACATGGCCATCGATGAGTGGTCGCTCAACGTGATGATGCAGGAGCTGGCGCAGGCGTATGCCGCCAGGGCAGCCGACCATGCACCGGTCTGGGCGGCGCCGGCGCCGGCGTTCCACACCTATGCCCAGCAGGCCAGTGCCAAAGGGATCGATCCCCGGCACCTGGCGTACTGGACCGACCTGCTGCGCGATGTCACGCCCGGCCTGCAACTGCCTCCGGTGGCCTCGCCCATCGGCGACACCGTGGCGCCGACAGAGGCGGGCGCGACCGATGCACGCTGGTTCGAGATCCAGCCTGACCAGGCCACCGTCGACGGCCTGCACACCTTCGCCCGGCAAAACGACGCGTCGCTGTTCGGCGTGCTCTACACCGGGATCGCCCTGGCCCTGCACACGGTGGGCGACCTGCGCGAGCTGGTGATCGGCACCTCGGCGTCGGGGCGTACCGACCCTGCCTACTACGACACCGTGGGCTACTTCACCACCATGGTGGCGCACCCGGTGCGTTTCGAGCCGCGCCAGCCGGTCGGCGAGCTGATCGAGGGCGTGAGCCGGTTGATCAACGATTCCATGGCCTATGCCGATGTGCCGATGGAGCAGATCCAGCAGGCGCTCGGGCGCACGCCGGAGCAGGGCCTGCTGTTCGACGTGTACATCCAGATCCACGCCAACAACGCGCTCAACGGCGCCTTGTCCACCCCGGCGGGCGAGGCGATCCGCTATCGGCAGATCGATCCGGACAAGAGCCAGTCGATGTTCGGCATCCAGTTCGAGATCCTGGAAAACGTGCTGGAGGGCAAGCGTACGCTGCGCCTGGTGGTGACCTACCTGACGGCACGCTACAGCGACGCGCAGATGGCCCGTGTGCGCCAGGCCATAGAGCGTGTGTTCGCGGCATTCACCCGCGACGAGACGGCCGCGCTGTCGGTACAGCACGTCATGGCGTGA
- a CDS encoding peptide synthetase yields the protein MKTLTSMQAACWSGRSASAELGNVAAHLYVEFEGPALEAERLERALAQVSQRHPMLRMRLTADGAQTLAAPDAGPALEVEDLRTIPAEQAEAHLLRKRDRWTHQQLDLRQRSGVRIGLTRLPDRRTRLHIDADMIAVDPSSLRVLVEDLALAYETPDVAWPVAPSFFDWWDAARHDPALSAARDRDRTWWRQRLDRIAPAPSLPRLDGPPPARAHSERLHAWLSPEQRQALQRLARAQRVSLSTLMLSLFATVLGAHTGDRRLRLNVPSFWRAPLVEQVERIVGEFANVLIVDVDLEAAAHPAALCQQLAGQLIERLEHSAWSGVDLMRELSRHHGAPHMAPVVFTAALDLPEGSLFSPRVQRLFGTLVWTISQGPQVALDVQVAHADDGILVNWDVRLDALPRAWVTQLFDRFMTLVRRVCAEPEALACPLPPRAHERPLNPLQQAYLLGRGTQVPLGGVAMQEFREYRGALDITALRARLTHMVQQHPSLRTHIDAHHRVQFVHPDVVLNLDEVDLSHLPTAEALDAIAARREAYAHAQFALDQSPWNVTVFHLAANEQVVFARLDALIVDGRAIAALLVELLHGQATDAAPALSTAQDASPTPEQRQADADYWTHKLATVTGVPRLPWTRPLEQVSESRYQRQRLRLPKADFAALCRLGARQGLFNHATLTAVVLEVLSHWLRDGDLCVAMPVAPPSDAALANRSSFLAVNWARASGDFAVRAAALQTDVLEGLQHLAFSGVDLARLMFERHGPGPVLPVVITNGLSWPALPTDSPMRLLGGLTQTPQVALDVRFSRDATGDLLLDLDHAVEVLAPACVSAMRQALERTLRQVAGSGEFAITPGTVVDTHHYRLNSPRTEACEAPFLQQIARRLFDPDNAATALISGAQSLSYAQLGEQVARAIAALRGRGLKPGQVVAICLPRSPAHTTLTLACALTGLVWVPIDAAAPAQRRQYLLDNCQPALVVLADGEAHGHPASDVERLLAEPAPLPTDLPDLSLSEAPAYYLYTSGTTGQPKCVVLNNRATANVIGHTLADWAVTAEDVLLSVTPLHHDMSVFDVFGSLTAGATLVLPLADEEKDALRWHALIARHRVSLWCSVPAMLDMLLACRGAHTMHSLRLIAQGGDYLKPTVIAELHARLPDARLVSLGGPTETTIWSIWHAITAQDQGQIPYGRPVPGNRYLVLDAQGDHCPVGVVGRIHTAGVNLALGYLQDGQLLQTDFVTVTDERGEPVRAFRTGDCGRYREDGVLLFDSRVNGYVKIRGVRVSLPDVEAALSSHPALRQVLVVDHRAPGSDDVGLGALYVCADGTEPGLTELRGHARQHLPGSHVPTRWLPVAALPLSQNGKPDRAIARQWLEAAPPAAPRPLPGHPVLDVYAQVLALPPGQATDASASFLSLGLRPQHLKAIAAGLQQRFAVSLSPAQLLRCRDARDVERLLADARA from the coding sequence ATGAAAACGCTGACGTCGATGCAGGCCGCCTGCTGGAGCGGACGGTCCGCCTCCGCTGAACTGGGGAACGTGGCGGCGCACCTGTACGTCGAGTTCGAAGGCCCTGCCCTGGAGGCCGAACGCCTGGAACGGGCGCTGGCGCAGGTCTCGCAGCGCCACCCCATGCTGCGCATGCGTCTGACCGCCGACGGCGCGCAGACCCTGGCAGCGCCGGACGCCGGCCCTGCCCTCGAAGTGGAAGACCTGCGCACGATCCCCGCCGAGCAGGCCGAAGCGCATCTGCTGCGCAAGCGCGACCGCTGGACCCATCAGCAACTGGACCTGCGCCAGCGATCCGGCGTCCGCATCGGCCTGACCCGCCTGCCTGATCGACGTACACGCCTGCATATCGATGCCGACATGATCGCCGTCGATCCCTCGAGCCTTCGAGTGCTGGTCGAGGACCTGGCCCTTGCCTACGAAACGCCCGACGTGGCCTGGCCAGTCGCGCCCAGTTTCTTCGACTGGTGGGACGCGGCTCGACACGACCCGGCGCTCAGTGCCGCCCGTGACCGCGACCGCACGTGGTGGCGCCAGCGCCTTGACCGGATCGCCCCGGCGCCGAGCCTGCCGCGGCTCGACGGCCCTCCTCCGGCTCGCGCCCACAGCGAACGCTTGCACGCCTGGCTGTCGCCTGAGCAGCGTCAGGCCCTGCAACGCCTGGCACGCGCCCAGCGCGTCAGCCTCTCGACGCTGATGCTGAGCCTGTTCGCCACGGTACTGGGCGCACACACCGGCGATCGCCGGCTGCGCCTGAACGTGCCGAGCTTCTGGCGCGCGCCATTGGTCGAGCAGGTAGAGCGTATCGTCGGCGAGTTCGCCAACGTCCTGATCGTCGATGTCGACCTCGAGGCCGCCGCCCACCCGGCGGCGCTGTGCCAGCAACTGGCCGGCCAGCTGATCGAGCGGCTCGAACACAGCGCCTGGTCGGGGGTCGACCTGATGCGCGAACTGTCGCGCCACCACGGCGCGCCGCACATGGCACCGGTGGTCTTCACCGCGGCGCTGGACCTGCCCGAGGGATCGTTGTTCTCGCCACGGGTGCAGCGGCTCTTTGGCACCCTTGTCTGGACGATCTCCCAGGGGCCGCAGGTGGCGCTGGATGTTCAGGTGGCGCACGCCGACGACGGCATCTTGGTCAACTGGGACGTGCGCCTGGATGCGTTGCCGCGTGCCTGGGTGACGCAGCTGTTCGACCGCTTCATGACCCTGGTGCGCAGGGTGTGCGCCGAGCCCGAAGCCCTGGCGTGCCCCCTCCCCCCACGCGCCCACGAACGTCCCCTCAACCCTCTGCAGCAGGCCTACCTGCTGGGCCGGGGAACCCAGGTGCCGCTTGGCGGCGTCGCCATGCAAGAATTTCGCGAATACCGCGGCGCCCTGGACATCACGGCCCTGCGCGCACGCCTGACCCACATGGTGCAGCAGCATCCCAGCCTGCGCACGCACATCGATGCGCACCATCGCGTGCAGTTCGTGCACCCGGACGTCGTGCTCAACCTCGACGAGGTCGACCTCTCGCACCTGCCCACGGCCGAGGCTTTGGACGCCATTGCCGCCAGGCGCGAGGCCTACGCCCATGCGCAGTTCGCGCTGGACCAGTCGCCCTGGAACGTCACGGTGTTCCACCTGGCGGCGAACGAACAGGTCGTCTTCGCCCGCCTGGACGCTTTGATCGTCGATGGCCGCGCCATTGCCGCGCTGCTGGTGGAGCTGCTGCACGGCCAGGCCACCGACGCCGCCCCTGCGCTTTCCACCGCCCAGGACGCGTCACCGACGCCCGAACAGCGCCAGGCCGACGCGGACTACTGGACGCACAAGCTGGCGACCGTGACGGGCGTTCCTCGTCTGCCCTGGACGCGCCCCCTGGAACAGGTCAGCGAGTCGCGCTACCAGCGTCAACGCCTGCGCCTGCCCAAAGCGGACTTCGCCGCGCTGTGCCGGCTGGGCGCTCGCCAAGGACTGTTCAACCACGCCACCTTGACCGCCGTGGTGCTGGAGGTGCTGTCGCACTGGCTGCGCGACGGTGACCTGTGCGTGGCCATGCCGGTGGCGCCGCCAAGCGATGCGGCCCTGGCCAACCGTTCGAGCTTTCTCGCGGTCAACTGGGCCCGGGCATCGGGCGACTTCGCCGTGCGCGCGGCCGCGCTGCAGACCGACGTGCTCGAAGGCTTGCAGCACCTGGCATTCTCGGGCGTCGACCTGGCGCGCCTGATGTTCGAGCGACACGGGCCTGGCCCGGTACTGCCGGTGGTCATCACCAACGGCCTGTCCTGGCCGGCGCTGCCGACCGACAGCCCCATGCGCCTGCTGGGGGGCCTGACGCAGACACCGCAGGTGGCCCTGGACGTGCGCTTCTCCCGCGACGCCACTGGCGATCTGCTGCTGGACCTCGACCACGCCGTCGAGGTGCTGGCGCCTGCCTGCGTCAGCGCCATGCGCCAGGCGCTGGAGCGCACCCTGCGGCAGGTCGCGGGCAGCGGCGAGTTCGCGATCACGCCCGGCACCGTGGTCGATACCCATCATTACCGACTCAACAGTCCACGGACCGAGGCCTGCGAGGCACCTTTCCTGCAGCAGATCGCACGCCGGCTGTTCGACCCTGACAACGCTGCCACGGCCTTGATCAGCGGGGCGCAATCGCTCAGCTACGCCCAGCTGGGCGAGCAGGTGGCCCGCGCCATCGCGGCCTTGCGCGGGCGTGGCCTGAAACCGGGCCAGGTCGTGGCGATCTGCCTGCCCCGCAGTCCGGCCCACACCACCCTGACCCTGGCCTGCGCCCTGACCGGCCTCGTCTGGGTGCCGATCGATGCCGCCGCACCGGCCCAGCGCCGTCAGTACCTGCTGGACAACTGCCAGCCGGCGCTGGTGGTGCTGGCCGACGGCGAGGCCCATGGGCACCCGGCCAGCGACGTCGAGCGGCTGCTGGCCGAACCCGCCCCCCTGCCCACCGACCTGCCCGACCTCTCGCTCAGCGAGGCGCCGGCCTACTACCTCTACACGTCCGGCACCACCGGCCAGCCCAAGTGCGTGGTGCTCAACAACCGCGCCACCGCCAACGTGATCGGCCATACCCTGGCCGACTGGGCCGTGACCGCCGAGGATGTCCTGCTGTCGGTCACGCCCCTGCACCACGACATGTCGGTGTTCGACGTGTTCGGCAGCCTCACGGCCGGCGCCACGCTGGTGCTGCCGCTGGCCGACGAGGAAAAGGACGCGCTGCGCTGGCACGCCCTGATCGCACGGCATCGGGTCAGCCTGTGGTGCTCGGTCCCGGCCATGCTCGACATGCTGCTGGCCTGCCGTGGCGCACACACGATGCACAGCCTGCGCCTGATCGCCCAGGGTGGCGACTACCTCAAGCCCACGGTCATCGCCGAACTGCACGCCCGGTTGCCGGACGCTCGCCTGGTGTCCCTGGGCGGGCCGACGGAAACCACGATCTGGAGCATCTGGCACGCCATCACCGCGCAGGACCAGGGGCAGATCCCCTACGGCCGGCCCGTGCCGGGCAACCGGTATCTGGTGCTCGACGCCCAGGGCGACCATTGCCCGGTCGGGGTGGTGGGCCGGATTCACACGGCCGGCGTCAATCTGGCGCTGGGCTACCTGCAAGACGGCCAGTTGCTGCAGACCGACTTCGTCACGGTGACCGATGAGCGTGGCGAACCGGTGCGGGCCTTCCGCACGGGCGATTGTGGCCGTTACCGCGAGGATGGCGTCCTGCTGTTCGACAGCCGCGTCAACGGCTACGTGAAAATCCGTGGCGTGCGTGTCTCGCTGCCGGATGTCGAGGCCGCCTTGTCCAGCCATCCGGCGCTGCGCCAGGTGCTGGTGGTCGATCACCGGGCGCCGGGTTCGGACGACGTGGGCCTTGGCGCTCTGTACGTCTGCGCCGACGGCACCGAACCAGGCCTGACCGAACTGCGTGGCCATGCCCGCCAGCACTTGCCGGGCTCGCACGTGCCGACCCGGTGGCTGCCCGTGGCAGCGTTACCGCTGTCGCAGAACGGCAAGCCCGATCGCGCCATCGCGCGACAGTGGCTGGAAGCCGCGCCACCTGCCGCGCCTCGGCCCCTGCCGGGCCACCCGGTCCTGGACGTCTATGCCCAGGTGCTGGCCCTGCCGCCTGGCCAGGCGACGGACGCGTCGGCGAGCTTTCTCAGCCTGGGCCTGCGCCCCCAGCACCTCAAGGCCATCGCCGCAGGGTTGCAGCAGCGCTTCGCGGTCAGCCTGTCACCGGCGCAACTGCTGCGCTGCCGGGATGCGCGGGACGTGGAGCGGCTGCTGGCCGACGCGCGCGCCTGA
- a CDS encoding ABC transporter ATP-binding protein, whose product MSVTEPPEATAPAHPGVSEILRPVRGRLIQAGSLAAVGSLLTLVPLAGIAHLAQLMLGQPAASPQTGVLAETWLVIGASLVCLFAGMALMALAETRAHLADNQITGHLRQAVAERLARVPLGWFTQQASGEVKQAMQDDIDTLHSLTAHFYTTLGRASGAVLGAVVYLFAMDWRLALVALLPFPLFFLFVQRATRASAAHLPAFGAGMAHINNAVVAFVQGLPVVKAFGAEGQAHASYHGAVDAFAAAFTDFTRPLVNAMANAHALLTPVVVLAVILTAGLLFTTLGWMQPLDLLPFVLVAPGLCAPLLLLSYITHDLQNATGAAQRVGALLRTPVLETLSADSASAPQGNEIRVEQVSYRYGDAPVLEDVSFTLAPGTVTALVGPSGAGKSTLARLLLRFFDPDAGRITLGGADLRTLDSTQLYRQIGFVLQDVRLIDASLRDNIALGRPTATQDEIEAAARTANIHERILALPRGYDSVIGEDAHLSGGELQRVSIARAVLLDPPVLVLDEATAAADAENEVQIQSALSRFAKDRTVLVIAHRLDTVMHADQILVLADGHIEERGTHAQLLARQGRYARLWTLGDESQTRQEAPSPC is encoded by the coding sequence ATGAGCGTCACCGAACCCCCCGAAGCCACTGCCCCCGCCCACCCTGGCGTGTCCGAGATACTGCGCCCGGTTCGCGGCCGCCTGATCCAGGCCGGCTCACTGGCAGCCGTGGGCAGCCTGCTGACGCTGGTGCCGCTGGCCGGTATCGCCCACCTGGCCCAGCTGATGCTGGGGCAGCCCGCCGCATCGCCCCAGACGGGCGTGCTCGCCGAAACCTGGCTGGTGATCGGCGCCAGCCTGGTCTGCCTGTTCGCGGGCATGGCGCTGATGGCGCTGGCCGAGACACGCGCTCACCTGGCGGACAACCAGATCACCGGCCACCTGCGCCAGGCCGTCGCCGAGCGGCTGGCCAGGGTGCCGCTGGGCTGGTTCACCCAGCAGGCCTCCGGGGAGGTCAAGCAGGCCATGCAGGACGACATCGATACCCTGCACAGCCTGACCGCGCATTTCTACACCACGCTCGGACGCGCTTCGGGCGCGGTCCTGGGCGCGGTGGTGTACCTGTTCGCCATGGACTGGCGCCTGGCGCTGGTGGCACTGCTGCCCTTTCCGCTGTTCTTCCTCTTCGTCCAGCGCGCCACCCGTGCCAGCGCCGCGCACCTGCCGGCCTTCGGGGCGGGCATGGCGCACATCAACAACGCGGTGGTGGCGTTCGTCCAGGGCCTCCCGGTGGTCAAGGCCTTCGGTGCCGAGGGCCAGGCCCACGCCAGCTACCATGGCGCGGTGGACGCCTTCGCTGCCGCATTCACCGACTTCACGCGACCGCTGGTCAACGCCATGGCCAATGCCCATGCCTTGCTGACCCCGGTCGTGGTGCTGGCCGTGATCCTGACCGCCGGCCTGCTGTTCACCACCCTGGGCTGGATGCAACCGCTGGACCTGCTGCCCTTCGTCCTGGTGGCGCCTGGCCTGTGCGCGCCCTTGCTGCTGCTGAGCTACATCACCCACGACCTGCAGAACGCCACGGGTGCGGCGCAGCGTGTCGGCGCGCTGCTGCGCACCCCGGTACTCGAGACCCTGTCGGCCGATTCGGCCAGCGCGCCGCAAGGCAACGAGATTCGGGTCGAACAGGTGAGCTACCGTTACGGCGACGCACCGGTGCTCGAGGACGTCAGCTTCACCCTGGCACCCGGCACGGTCACCGCGCTGGTCGGCCCGTCCGGCGCGGGCAAGTCGACCCTGGCGCGCCTGCTGTTGCGGTTCTTCGACCCGGACGCCGGGCGCATCACCCTGGGCGGCGCGGACCTGCGCACGCTGGACAGCACGCAGCTCTATCGCCAGATCGGTTTCGTGTTGCAGGACGTGCGCCTGATCGATGCCAGCCTGCGCGACAACATCGCCCTCGGTCGACCGACGGCCACCCAGGACGAGATCGAGGCGGCCGCCCGTACCGCCAACATTCACGAGCGCATCCTGGCCTTGCCGCGTGGCTACGACTCGGTGATCGGTGAGGACGCGCACCTGTCCGGCGGTGAGCTGCAACGGGTGAGCATCGCCCGCGCCGTGCTGCTCGACCCGCCGGTGCTGGTGCTGGACGAGGCGACCGCCGCCGCCGACGCCGAGAACGAGGTGCAGATCCAGAGTGCCCTGTCGCGCTTCGCCAAGGACCGTACCGTGCTGGTGATCGCACACCGGCTGGACACCGTCATGCACGCCGACCAGATCCTCGTACTTGCCGATGGCCACATCGAAGAACGCGGCACCCACGCGCAGCTGCTGGCGCGCCAGGGTCGCTATGCCCGGCTCTGGACGCTCGGGGACGAATCGCAGACTCGCCAGGAGGCGCCCTCGCCATGCTGA